A window of Clostridium sp. Marseille-P299 contains these coding sequences:
- the infC gene encoding translation initiation factor IF-3: MINEQIRDREVRLIGKDGEQLGIVSSRDALKLAQEAELDLVKIAPTAKPPVCKIIDYGKYRYELARKEKEAKKKQKVTDVKEIRLTPNIDDNDLNTKANQARKFITKGDKVKVSLRFRGREMAHMGQNKQILDDFYALLEDVASVEKPAKMEGRSMSMFLTEKK; this comes from the coding sequence ATGATTAATGAGCAAATCAGAGACAGAGAAGTTCGTCTGATTGGTAAAGACGGAGAACAGCTTGGAATTGTATCATCAAGAGATGCATTGAAGTTAGCACAGGAGGCGGAACTTGATTTAGTAAAGATTGCCCCAACGGCTAAACCACCTGTTTGTAAAATTATTGACTATGGTAAATATCGATATGAATTAGCTAGAAAAGAAAAAGAAGCTAAGAAAAAGCAGAAGGTTACAGACGTTAAAGAAATCCGTTTAACACCGAACATCGATGACAATGATTTGAATACAAAGGCAAATCAAGCAAGAAAGTTCATTACCAAAGGGGATAAGGTCAAGGTATCTCTAAGATTTCGAGGCAGAGAAATGGCACATATGGGACAAAATAAGCAGATCTTAGACGATTTTTATGCTTTACTCGAAGATGTGGCTTCTGTTGAAAAACCTGCAAAAATGGAAGGAAGAAGCATGAGCATGTTTCTTACAGAGAAAAAATAG
- the rpmI gene encoding 50S ribosomal protein L35 encodes MPKMKTSKAAAKRFKMTGTGKLKRMKAGKQHILTKKSTKTKRNLRKATMMDASNEKNMKKILPYL; translated from the coding sequence ATGCCAAAAATGAAAACAAGCAAAGCAGCAGCTAAGCGTTTTAAGATGACTGGTACAGGTAAATTAAAGAGAATGAAAGCTGGAAAACAGCATATTTTAACTAAGAAATCTACAAAAACTAAGAGAAATCTTAGAAAAGCAACCATGATGGATGCAAGTAACGAAAAGAACATGAAAAAGATTTTACCATATCTATAA
- a CDS encoding LiaF transmembrane domain-containing protein, which produces MRYKISNMLWGIFWIALGLGIAGNVLNLWDFNFFFDGWWTFLIIIPSIISIVKYGFGSGSTIWLTIGVFLLLSSRDLIDMSMVRKLIIPIILIVIGIHMIIKNLFYSTKFKNIMNNQKPSTEYAVTFSGRRIVLPPEVFYGSELNAIFGGLDFDLRNAVIDDDIVINATAIFGGINIWVPEHVRVKCSSTSIFGGVSNKRYKNAKEGPTIYINGTCMFGGVDIK; this is translated from the coding sequence ATGAGATATAAAATATCAAACATGTTATGGGGAATCTTTTGGATTGCGCTTGGTTTAGGAATTGCGGGAAATGTTCTTAATTTATGGGATTTTAACTTCTTCTTTGATGGTTGGTGGACATTCTTAATCATTATACCTAGCATTATTAGCATTGTTAAGTATGGATTTGGAAGTGGCTCAACCATATGGCTTACAATAGGAGTTTTTCTACTACTTTCTAGTAGGGATCTTATTGATATGTCAATGGTACGTAAGTTAATAATTCCAATCATATTAATTGTAATAGGTATTCATATGATAATAAAAAATCTTTTTTATTCTACGAAGTTTAAAAACATTATGAATAATCAGAAACCTAGTACTGAATATGCGGTAACGTTTAGCGGAAGACGAATTGTGCTGCCTCCAGAAGTATTTTATGGTAGTGAGCTTAATGCAATCTTTGGAGGGCTTGATTTTGACTTAAGAAATGCTGTAATTGATGATGATATCGTTATAAATGCAACTGCGATATTTGGAGGTATAAACATATGGGTACCAGAACATGTTAGAGTTAAATGTTCGTCTACTTCCATTTTTGGAGGGGTAAGCAATAAAAGATATAAAAATGCGAAAGAGGGACCTACAATCTATATTAATGGAACCTGTATGTTTGGAGGTGTAGATATAAAATGA
- the rplT gene encoding 50S ribosomal protein L20 encodes MARIKGGLNAKKKHNKVLKLAKGYRGARSKQYRVAKQSVMRALTSSFAGRKERKRQFRQLWIARINAAARMNGLSYSKFMYGLKEANVTVNRKMLAEMAVNDAEGFKALVEVAKSKIA; translated from the coding sequence ATGGCAAGAATTAAAGGTGGCTTAAACGCTAAGAAAAAACACAATAAAGTATTAAAGCTAGCAAAAGGTTATAGAGGCGCTAGAAGTAAACAATATAGAGTTGCAAAACAGTCCGTAATGAGAGCGTTAACTTCCTCTTTCGCTGGACGTAAAGAAAGAAAAAGACAATTCAGACAATTATGGATTGCAAGAATTAATGCAGCAGCTAGAATGAATGGTCTTTCCTACAGTAAATTCATGTATGGCTTAAAAGAAGCTAACGTTACTGTAAACAGAAAGATGTTAGCAGAAATGGCTGTTAACGATGCAGAAGGCTTTAAAGCTTTAGTTGAAGTTGCTAAATCTAAGATTGCGTAA
- a CDS encoding DUF4097 family beta strand repeat-containing protein, which produces MNPVQKVIKYFAIAFAIFLTIGIFTGIFGIIAGISTGVEIKNSKTQVVSFSEEFTNVTSLEVECANYSVTIQTGDRFLVEAKNVSDNYQARLTQNGTLVIGFENQKNWFFNLFSFIDGNMQKAEVIVTVPENFIANKINIDGGSGFLNVDGLHSKELRLDLGSGGMKGTNIVADDAYIDGGSGEMLFENIELSEVVIDAGSGSLTIQEAWLNDLDLDAGTGSININGYLHGDSKIDGGSGNITLAIKDTIDNFNLRGDAGSGGIWVAGEKMMDDFKRNNITANNSIYIDGGSGRVALDFQ; this is translated from the coding sequence ATGAATCCAGTACAAAAAGTAATCAAGTATTTTGCTATCGCATTTGCAATCTTCCTTACAATAGGAATATTTACTGGAATATTTGGTATTATTGCAGGAATTTCTACGGGCGTAGAGATAAAAAATAGTAAAACACAAGTAGTTAGCTTTTCAGAGGAGTTTACAAATGTAACTAGCTTAGAAGTTGAATGCGCAAATTACTCAGTGACAATTCAGACAGGGGATCGTTTTTTAGTAGAGGCAAAAAACGTATCCGATAATTATCAAGCTAGATTAACACAAAATGGAACATTAGTAATTGGTTTTGAAAATCAAAAAAATTGGTTCTTTAATCTATTTTCATTTATTGATGGGAATATGCAAAAAGCAGAAGTTATAGTTACAGTACCAGAGAATTTTATTGCAAATAAAATTAATATTGATGGTGGAAGTGGATTTTTAAATGTCGATGGATTACATTCAAAAGAGCTGCGCCTAGACCTTGGTTCTGGAGGTATGAAAGGTACAAATATAGTTGCTGATGATGCCTATATTGATGGTGGTTCTGGTGAAATGTTATTTGAGAATATTGAACTTTCAGAGGTAGTTATTGATGCAGGTTCAGGTTCGCTTACGATACAAGAAGCATGGTTAAATGATTTAGATTTGGATGCAGGTACTGGTTCTATTAATATCAATGGTTATCTACATGGAGATAGTAAAATTGATGGCGGAAGTGGAAATATAACACTCGCAATAAAAGATACCATTGATAACTTTAATCTCAGGGGTGATGCAGGTTCGGGTGGAATCTGGGTAGCTGGAGAAAAAATGATGGATGACTTTAAAAGAAATAATATTACAGCAAATAATTCTATTTATATTGATGGTGGCTCTGGTAGAGTTGCACTTGACTTTCAATAA